A genomic region of Rhizobium sp. NXC24 contains the following coding sequences:
- a CDS encoding ankyrin repeat domain-containing protein: MTTRSLAGNATVDSLKKQAKAFLKAVHSGDSSARSRVAPYFADALEVGLQDIQLVLAREYGFSSWTKLKAHLEGANREQTPLDQLANQFLSLATVSYFSHVPADPARFEEALQLLEAHPEITGDSIYIAAALGDAAGVARWLDRQPQLLDRKGGPYDWPPLLYAAYARLPGRSSLSAARVLVERGAGPDAFFLDGGQYRFTALTGVFGEGEAGKVRQPPHPDWEAFARLLLDAGAEVNDSQALYNRMFEPDNSCLELLLEYGLSAADKNNWLVREDGLMVANSQTVFDYQLAWACEKRMGARVRLLVENGADVNKPVNGRTPFEWARIGDDKDLALYLVQKGAVAVRLKQEDWLYLQIMTGEISIDQMRRMVPDLDIPAAMRRTHPAMLHEAAADNAFEPVRRMLALGLDVNAMTSRTPLHEAALHGHIDMAKLLIEHGADTSIRDAYYYSPPIDWAEYNGKEEMVEFLKTQPLDIFAAAAFGQVERLAAYLNTHPDRMNIRFGDFRPHGQASAERDWLTPLGFAIRNAQVDAMRLLLERGADRSVRDASGRSYRDLARETGNEAIVSLLKAPIVPVEDQPPLDV, translated from the coding sequence GTGACCACGCGCTCTCTGGCGGGCAATGCCACCGTCGATTCCCTGAAAAAACAGGCCAAGGCTTTTCTGAAAGCCGTTCATTCCGGTGATTCATCGGCACGCAGTCGCGTCGCACCGTATTTCGCCGATGCGCTCGAAGTCGGGCTTCAGGACATCCAGCTTGTTCTTGCCCGCGAATATGGCTTCTCAAGCTGGACGAAACTCAAGGCGCATCTGGAAGGCGCCAATCGCGAGCAAACTCCCCTAGATCAGCTTGCCAATCAATTCCTGTCGCTGGCGACGGTTTCCTATTTCTCCCATGTTCCGGCAGATCCGGCACGCTTCGAGGAGGCGCTGCAATTGCTGGAGGCTCATCCTGAAATTACCGGGGACAGCATCTACATTGCCGCGGCGCTTGGCGACGCCGCCGGTGTGGCGCGCTGGCTCGATCGCCAGCCACAGCTTCTCGATCGGAAAGGCGGGCCTTACGATTGGCCGCCCTTGCTCTATGCCGCCTATGCTCGTTTGCCCGGTCGGTCCAGCTTGTCGGCGGCGCGAGTCCTTGTCGAGCGTGGGGCCGGTCCCGACGCCTTCTTCCTCGACGGCGGCCAATATCGCTTCACGGCGTTGACCGGCGTCTTCGGAGAGGGCGAAGCCGGCAAGGTCCGGCAGCCGCCACACCCTGATTGGGAGGCTTTCGCGCGCCTATTGCTCGACGCCGGCGCGGAAGTGAATGACAGCCAGGCGCTCTATAACCGGATGTTCGAGCCCGACAATTCCTGCCTGGAATTGCTGCTTGAATACGGGCTTTCCGCCGCCGACAAGAACAATTGGCTGGTGCGCGAAGACGGTCTGATGGTGGCGAATTCGCAGACGGTGTTCGACTATCAACTGGCTTGGGCCTGTGAAAAGCGCATGGGCGCGCGCGTCAGGCTGCTGGTCGAGAATGGGGCTGACGTCAACAAGCCGGTCAATGGCCGAACGCCCTTCGAATGGGCGCGGATCGGTGACGACAAGGATCTTGCGCTATACCTTGTACAGAAGGGCGCTGTTGCCGTTCGCTTGAAGCAGGAGGATTGGCTTTACCTTCAAATAATGACCGGCGAAATATCGATTGACCAAATGAGACGAATGGTGCCGGACCTCGACATTCCCGCGGCGATGCGGCGAACCCACCCAGCAATGCTGCACGAAGCTGCGGCGGACAATGCCTTCGAGCCCGTCCGCCGCATGCTGGCGCTCGGCCTCGACGTCAACGCCATGACCAGCCGCACGCCGCTGCATGAGGCTGCCTTGCATGGCCACATCGATATGGCGAAGCTGCTGATCGAGCATGGGGCCGACACCTCCATCCGCGATGCCTATTACTATTCACCGCCGATCGATTGGGCGGAGTATAACGGCAAGGAGGAGATGGTTGAATTCTTGAAGACACAACCACTCGATATCTTTGCCGCGGCTGCCTTTGGCCAAGTTGAGCGATTGGCCGCATATCTGAATACGCATCCTGACCGGATGAACATCCGCTTCGGCGATTTCCGTCCACACGGACAGGCGAGCGCAGAGCGCGACTGGTTGACGCCGCTCGGCTTTGCGATCCGCAATGCTCAAGTCGATGCGATGCGCCTTCTGCTGGAGCGCGGCGCGGATCGTTCGGTGAGGGATGCATCCGGCCGCTCATACAGGGATCTAGCGCGGGAGACAGGCAATGAGGCGATCGTCTCGCTGCTCAAAGCGCCTATTGTGCCGGTTGAGGACCAGCCGCCTTTGGATGTTTGA
- a CDS encoding TolB family protein produces MRSSVEIYNIRTGENRVVWQTERLVEAPNFSPDGRHLLLNGDGLLYRLPLDGKAEAVQVDTGFATLCNNDHGISPDGSLIVISDKTEHGKSCIYVLPAEGGTPRQVTRNLPSYWHGWSPDGRRFSYCGIRDDIFDIYTISIDGGEETRLTHGEGRNDGPDYSADGQWIYFNSSRTGLMQIWRIHPDGTGLQQITNDNYGNWFAHPSPKNDKVVLISYDPDVFDHPRDLHVRLRLMDMDGGNLTTLFELFGGQGTINVPNWAPNGDEFAYVRYEPA; encoded by the coding sequence ATGCGCAGCTCGGTCGAGATCTACAATATCCGCACCGGTGAAAACCGCGTCGTCTGGCAGACCGAGCGGCTGGTCGAGGCGCCGAACTTTTCGCCGGATGGGCGCCACCTCCTGCTGAACGGCGATGGCCTGCTTTATCGGCTTCCGCTAGACGGCAAGGCCGAGGCCGTTCAGGTCGATACCGGTTTCGCGACGCTCTGCAACAACGATCACGGCATATCGCCCGACGGTTCGCTGATCGTCATTTCCGACAAGACGGAACACGGCAAGTCTTGCATCTATGTGCTGCCGGCCGAAGGCGGTACGCCGCGACAGGTAACGCGCAATTTGCCCTCCTATTGGCATGGCTGGTCGCCCGATGGGCGGCGGTTTTCCTATTGCGGCATTCGTGACGATATCTTCGATATCTATACGATCTCGATCGACGGCGGCGAAGAGACACGGCTGACGCATGGCGAGGGACGCAATGACGGCCCTGACTATTCCGCCGATGGGCAATGGATCTATTTCAACTCCAGCCGCACTGGTCTGATGCAGATATGGCGCATCCATCCCGATGGGACCGGGCTACAACAGATCACCAACGACAACTACGGTAACTGGTTCGCCCATCCGTCGCCGAAGAACGATAAGGTCGTGCTGATCTCCTACGATCCAGATGTCTTCGACCATCCGCGCGATCTCCATGTCCGGCTGCGGCTGATGGATATGGATGGCGGCAATCTGACGACGCTGTTCGAGCTCTTCGGCGGGCAGGGGACGATCAATGTGCCGAACTGGGCGCCCAATGGCGATGAGTTCGCCTATGTCCGCTACGAGCCGGCCTGA
- a CDS encoding NAD+ synthase → MTEQSPITQTIRIAVAQLNPTVGDVSGNLAKAREARAEAAREGAQLVLLTELFISGYPPEDLVLKPAFIRACRKAVESLAADTVDGGPGVVIGFPRQDDTGRYNSVAVLDGGKIIFIRDKVDLPNYGEFDEKRVFDEGTVAGPVNFRGVRIGIPICEEIWNDLGICETLAESGAEILLVPNGSPYYRGKVDVRHQVALRQVIESGLPLIFAAQVGGQDELVFDGASFGFNADKTLAFQMSQFETALAVTSWKKNGNGWHCAEGPMAHIPEGEEADYRACLLGFRDYVNKNGFKSVVLGLSGGIDSAICAAIAVDALGEERVRTVMLPYRYTSEDSLKDAADCAKALGCRYDIVPIEEPVTGFTSALSDLFEGTDSGITEENLQSRARGTILMAISNKFGSMVVTTGNKSEMSVGYATLYGDMNGGFNPIKDLYKMQVYALSRWRNLHVPPGALGPSGEVIPFNIIDKAPSAELRPNQTDQDSLPPYPVLDDILECLVEKEMAVEEIVARGHDVATVHRVEHLLYLAEYKRRQSAPGVKITKKNFGRDRRYPITNRFRDR, encoded by the coding sequence ATGACAGAACAAAGCCCCATCACCCAGACCATCCGCATCGCTGTCGCGCAACTCAACCCGACAGTCGGCGATGTCTCCGGCAACCTTGCCAAGGCGCGGGAAGCGCGGGCCGAGGCGGCGCGCGAGGGCGCGCAGCTCGTGTTGCTGACGGAGCTGTTCATCTCCGGTTATCCGCCGGAGGATCTGGTGTTGAAACCGGCCTTTATCCGCGCCTGCCGGAAAGCTGTGGAGAGCCTTGCTGCGGATACTGTCGATGGCGGCCCGGGCGTTGTCATCGGCTTTCCCCGCCAGGACGACACCGGTCGCTACAATTCGGTCGCTGTGCTCGACGGCGGCAAGATCATCTTCATCAGAGACAAGGTCGATCTGCCGAACTATGGCGAGTTCGACGAGAAGCGGGTCTTCGATGAAGGTACCGTTGCGGGGCCGGTCAATTTTCGGGGTGTTCGCATCGGTATCCCCATTTGCGAGGAAATCTGGAACGATCTCGGCATCTGCGAAACGCTAGCCGAAAGCGGGGCGGAAATTCTTCTGGTTCCGAACGGCTCGCCCTACTATCGCGGCAAGGTCGATGTCCGTCACCAGGTCGCGTTACGGCAAGTGATCGAGTCGGGTTTGCCGCTCATCTTTGCGGCCCAGGTTGGCGGTCAGGACGAACTGGTTTTCGACGGTGCAAGCTTCGGCTTCAACGCCGACAAAACTCTGGCCTTCCAGATGAGCCAGTTCGAAACCGCGTTGGCGGTGACGAGCTGGAAGAAGAACGGCAATGGCTGGCATTGCGCCGAGGGTCCGATGGCGCATATTCCGGAAGGCGAGGAGGCAGATTATCGCGCCTGCCTGCTGGGTTTCCGCGACTATGTGAACAAGAACGGCTTCAAATCGGTCGTGCTTGGTCTTTCCGGCGGCATCGACTCGGCGATCTGCGCTGCGATTGCCGTCGATGCGCTGGGCGAGGAGCGCGTGCGTACCGTCATGCTGCCCTACCGTTATACATCGGAAGATTCCCTGAAGGATGCGGCCGATTGCGCCAAGGCACTCGGCTGCCGCTACGACATCGTGCCGATCGAGGAGCCGGTGACCGGCTTCACCTCGGCGCTTTCCGATCTATTCGAAGGGACCGACAGCGGCATTACCGAGGAAAATCTGCAGAGCCGTGCCCGCGGCACCATTCTCATGGCGATTTCCAACAAATTCGGCTCGATGGTGGTGACCACGGGCAACAAGTCGGAAATGTCTGTTGGATATGCCACGCTCTATGGCGACATGAACGGCGGCTTCAATCCGATCAAGGATCTCTACAAGATGCAGGTCTATGCGCTGTCGCGCTGGCGCAATCTGCATGTGCCGCCGGGAGCGCTTGGCCCATCGGGCGAGGTGATCCCGTTCAACATCATCGACAAGGCGCCGTCTGCCGAGCTGCGGCCGAACCAGACGGACCAGGATTCGCTGCCGCCCTATCCGGTGCTCGACGACATCCTCGAGTGCCTGGTGGAAAAGGAAATGGCGGTCGAGGAGATCGTTGCGCGCGGGCATGACGTCGCAACCGTCCACCGCGTCGAGCATCTGCTTTATCTCGCCGAATACAAGCGCCGCCAGTCGGCACCGGGCGTGAAGATCACCAAGAAGAATTTCGGTCGCGATCGGCGCTATCCGATCACCAACCGGTTCCGCGATCGTTGA
- a CDS encoding LTA synthase family protein — MVALIPSSVLAGRFAILQKLGATSRRSTVLRQLQSLALTFLLALFTVIAVEWIARGELTDLPGYFDSPIHPGFTTIGIVMLLMLALDAVFGRAHPSILVVVPLVLVPALISNQKQYYLSDPLYPSDFLFAHQILELMPVIVRERPWTAVAVAVGVIASIVALAFLWRYAWRHATALSRNERVARLSVCLPLMTVFVSQMDPTQNSFIREKLRIIPIVWDQKENYAYNGFIIAFSLNLPMADVKAPGGYGQNAIDAIPARNYGYLSGPREKPDIIMLMSESFWDPTRLSNLTFTPDPMPNIRAAQSGYVFSPEFGGMTANVEFEALTGFSNAFLPYGSIPYQQYVRRPMPSLATFFRGEGYAARSIHPFSGWFWNRNEVYKAFGFEEFRTEETMPPMEKRGLFASDDSLMKEIMREGDAMERPFFFFAVTLQGHGPYDAHRYAENTVDIKGDLSDADRDTLATYAQGVREADQSLKTLMDWASKRDRETIIVLWGDHLPPLGTVYPDTNYMPEQVATRKASLDVMKRQHETPLVIWSSKKGVRRDVGTISPSQLPYHILKTAGYEHPFYTGFLGRLQKKYTIIDRYQLATRDNQAFPDWARKEQNLDPLIRDYRSLQHDMMFGHEYGLDRFFPSNAWLVSQGS; from the coding sequence TTGGTCGCCTTGATCCCCAGTTCCGTGTTGGCTGGCAGATTTGCCATTCTGCAAAAGCTTGGTGCGACGAGCCGACGATCGACGGTTTTACGCCAGCTTCAGAGCCTTGCGCTGACCTTCCTGCTTGCGCTCTTCACCGTCATCGCCGTCGAGTGGATTGCGCGTGGTGAGCTGACGGATCTTCCCGGCTATTTCGATTCGCCTATTCATCCCGGCTTCACCACGATCGGCATCGTCATGCTCCTGATGCTGGCGCTTGACGCCGTGTTCGGCCGCGCGCATCCATCGATCTTGGTGGTTGTGCCTCTGGTGCTGGTTCCGGCCCTTATCTCCAACCAGAAACAGTATTATCTTTCCGATCCCCTCTATCCTTCGGATTTCCTTTTTGCGCACCAGATCCTGGAACTCATGCCGGTGATCGTGCGCGAGCGCCCGTGGACCGCGGTTGCGGTCGCTGTCGGCGTCATCGCCTCGATTGTCGCGCTCGCCTTCCTCTGGCGCTACGCCTGGCGACATGCGACAGCGCTTTCGCGCAATGAGAGGGTTGCGCGGCTCTCCGTCTGCCTGCCGCTCATGACCGTCTTCGTCTCGCAGATGGATCCGACGCAAAATTCGTTCATCCGCGAAAAACTGCGCATCATCCCCATCGTCTGGGATCAGAAGGAAAATTACGCTTACAACGGCTTCATCATCGCCTTCTCGCTCAATCTGCCGATGGCGGACGTCAAAGCGCCTGGCGGATATGGACAAAATGCGATCGACGCCATACCCGCCCGCAATTATGGCTATCTTTCCGGCCCACGCGAAAAGCCCGACATCATCATGCTGATGAGCGAGTCTTTTTGGGATCCGACAAGGCTTTCCAATCTGACCTTCACGCCCGATCCCATGCCGAACATCCGCGCGGCGCAGTCGGGCTATGTCTTCTCTCCCGAATTCGGCGGCATGACCGCCAATGTCGAGTTCGAGGCACTGACCGGCTTCTCCAACGCCTTCCTGCCCTATGGCAGCATTCCCTATCAGCAATATGTCCGCCGGCCGATGCCCTCACTTGCCACCTTCTTCCGCGGCGAAGGCTATGCAGCGCGTTCCATCCATCCGTTCAGCGGCTGGTTCTGGAACCGCAACGAAGTCTACAAGGCTTTTGGTTTCGAGGAGTTCCGCACCGAGGAGACCATGCCGCCTATGGAAAAACGCGGCCTTTTTGCCTCCGACGACTCGCTGATGAAGGAGATCATGCGCGAGGGCGACGCCATGGAGCGGCCGTTTTTCTTCTTCGCCGTCACCCTGCAGGGTCACGGTCCCTATGATGCGCATCGCTACGCCGAGAATACGGTCGATATCAAAGGCGATCTGAGCGACGCCGATCGCGACACGCTCGCGACCTATGCGCAAGGCGTTCGGGAAGCCGACCAGAGCTTGAAAACGCTGATGGATTGGGCTTCGAAGCGCGATCGCGAGACGATTATCGTCCTCTGGGGCGATCATCTGCCGCCGCTTGGCACGGTCTATCCGGATACGAATTACATGCCCGAACAGGTGGCGACCCGAAAAGCGTCGCTCGATGTGATGAAGCGGCAGCATGAAACACCGCTGGTCATCTGGTCGAGCAAAAAGGGCGTGCGCAGGGATGTTGGAACGATCAGCCCGTCGCAACTGCCCTATCATATCCTGAAGACCGCCGGCTACGAGCATCCTTTCTACACCGGCTTTCTCGGCCGCTTGCAGAAGAAATACACCATCATCGATCGCTATCAGCTCGCGACGCGCGACAATCAGGCGTTTCCGGATTGGGCTCGCAAAGAGCAAAACCTCGATCCGCTGATACGCGACTACCGCTCTCTACAGCATGACATGATGTTCGGACATGAATATGGGCTCGACCGCTTCTTCCCATCAAATGCCTGGCTGGTCAGCCAGGGCAGTTAG
- a CDS encoding DUF1003 domain-containing protein, translated as MYNLPNFVHQHFDKTAEELGEIEKRVLKKAHERKIVSTDINAAFSAEASTGARLADSIARVGGSWSFILAFLAFLVVWCVVNTIVLMTRAFDPYPFIFLNLVLSMLAAIQAPIIMMSQNRQAERDRFEAAKDYEVNLKAELEVLSLHQKIDLHVLTELSALREEFARLSSRIEDKSSGGSIV; from the coding sequence ATGTATAATCTACCCAATTTCGTTCATCAGCATTTCGACAAAACGGCCGAGGAACTCGGCGAGATCGAAAAGCGTGTATTGAAAAAGGCGCATGAGCGGAAAATCGTTTCCACCGACATCAACGCCGCCTTTTCTGCCGAGGCATCCACGGGCGCACGCCTCGCCGACAGCATTGCCCGCGTCGGCGGCTCCTGGTCTTTCATACTCGCCTTCCTGGCGTTCCTCGTCGTCTGGTGCGTCGTCAACACCATCGTGCTGATGACCCGCGCCTTCGACCCCTATCCCTTCATTTTCCTCAACCTCGTCCTCTCCATGCTCGCCGCGATCCAGGCCCCGATCATCATGATGTCCCAGAACCGCCAGGCCGAACGCGACCGCTTCGAGGCCGCAAAGGACTACGAAGTCAATCTCAAGGCGGAACTGGAAGTTCTCTCCCTGCATCAGAAGATCGACCTGCACGTTCTGACGGAACTATCCGCCTTGCGCGAGGAATTCGCACGGCTGAGCAGTAGGATCGAAGACAAGAGTAGCGGCGGGTCGATCGTCTAA
- a CDS encoding GFA family protein: MNDDHTGACLCGSVRFKTHGPLREVVGCHCSQCRKQTGLYYAATNVPLDNITIEGEDAITWYRASSFARRGFCRTCGSALFWVADEAKEISIMAGLFDSPSDLKLAYHIYCADKGDFYEIDDGLPQYRQGRPGLLTAGPSD; this comes from the coding sequence ATGAACGACGATCACACCGGTGCCTGCCTTTGCGGCAGCGTACGTTTCAAGACACATGGCCCATTGCGGGAGGTGGTCGGCTGCCACTGCTCGCAATGCCGCAAGCAGACGGGGCTCTATTACGCGGCGACTAATGTCCCCCTCGACAACATCACGATCGAAGGCGAAGACGCGATCACATGGTACCGCGCCAGCTCCTTTGCCCGTCGCGGTTTCTGCCGAACCTGCGGTTCGGCGCTTTTCTGGGTAGCTGACGAGGCCAAGGAAATCTCGATCATGGCCGGCCTCTTCGACAGCCCTAGCGATCTGAAACTGGCCTATCATATCTACTGCGCCGACAAGGGCGATTTTTACGAGATCGACGATGGATTGCCGCAATACAGACAGGGCCGGCCGGGATTGCTGACGGCGGGGCCTTCGGATTAG
- a CDS encoding 3-deoxy-7-phosphoheptulonate synthase class II, with amino-acid sequence MADNWTPSSWRQKPIQQVPEYPDQAALEATEAQLASYPPLVFAGEARRLKAHLANVAEGNGFLLQGGDCAESFAEHGADTIRDFFRAFLQMAVVLTFGAQLPVVKVGRIAGQFAKPRSSNIETQNGVSLPSYRGDIINGIEFTEEARIPNPDRQMMAYRQSAATLNLLRAFAMGGYANLENVQKWMLGFVKDSPQGERYRKLADRIGETMDFMRAIGITAESNASLRETDFFTSHEALLLGYEEAFTRVDSTTGDWYATSGHMLWIGDRTRQADHAHVEYFRGIKNPIGLKCGPSLQADDLINLIDVLNPQNEAGRLTLICRFGHDKVADNLPRLIRAVEREGRKVVWSCDPMHGNTITLNNYKTRPFERILSEVESFFQIHRAEGTHPGGIHIEMTGKDVTECTGGARAVGAEDLQDRYHTHCDPRLNADQALELAFLLAERMKGGRDEKRLRAHG; translated from the coding sequence ATGGCAGACAATTGGACACCGAGCAGTTGGCGGCAAAAACCGATCCAGCAGGTGCCGGAATATCCGGATCAGGCAGCGCTGGAGGCTACCGAAGCGCAGCTTGCAAGCTATCCGCCGCTCGTTTTTGCCGGTGAAGCTCGTCGTCTGAAGGCGCATCTTGCCAACGTCGCCGAAGGCAATGGTTTTCTGCTGCAGGGTGGTGACTGCGCCGAAAGCTTCGCTGAGCATGGCGCCGACACGATCCGCGACTTCTTCCGTGCCTTCCTGCAGATGGCCGTCGTCCTCACGTTTGGTGCGCAACTGCCTGTCGTGAAGGTCGGCCGCATTGCCGGTCAGTTTGCCAAGCCGCGGTCTTCGAACATCGAAACGCAGAATGGTGTTTCGCTGCCGAGCTATCGCGGCGACATCATCAACGGCATCGAGTTCACCGAAGAAGCGCGTATCCCCAATCCGGATCGTCAGATGATGGCCTACCGCCAGTCTGCCGCGACGCTGAATCTGCTGCGTGCTTTTGCCATGGGCGGCTACGCCAACCTGGAAAACGTGCAGAAGTGGATGCTCGGCTTCGTCAAGGACAGCCCGCAGGGCGAGCGCTATCGCAAGCTTGCCGATCGTATCGGCGAGACCATGGATTTCATGAGAGCGATCGGCATCACGGCCGAGAGCAATGCGAGCCTGCGCGAGACCGATTTCTTCACCAGCCATGAGGCGCTGCTTCTGGGCTATGAAGAAGCCTTCACCCGCGTCGATTCCACGACTGGCGACTGGTATGCGACCTCGGGCCATATGCTCTGGATTGGCGACCGCACGCGCCAGGCCGATCATGCCCATGTCGAGTATTTCCGTGGCATCAAGAACCCGATCGGTCTGAAGTGCGGTCCTTCGCTGCAGGCGGACGATCTCATCAACCTGATCGATGTTCTGAACCCGCAGAACGAAGCCGGCCGCCTGACGCTGATCTGCCGCTTCGGCCACGACAAGGTTGCCGACAACCTGCCGCGCCTCATCCGTGCCGTCGAGCGCGAGGGCCGCAAAGTCGTATGGTCCTGCGATCCGATGCACGGCAATACGATCACGCTCAACAACTACAAGACGCGTCCGTTCGAACGCATCCTGTCGGAAGTGGAAAGCTTCTTCCAAATCCATCGCGCCGAAGGCACGCATCCGGGCGGCATCCACATCGAGATGACCGGCAAGGATGTGACCGAATGCACGGGCGGCGCCCGCGCCGTCGGCGCCGAGGATCTTCAGGATCGTTACCACACCCATTGCGACCCGCGTCTCAATGCCGACCAGGCGCTCGAGCTGGCGTTCCTGCTCGCCGAACGCATGAAGGGCGGCCGCGACGAAAAGCGTCTGCGCGCGCACGGCTGA
- the gor gene encoding glutathione-disulfide reductase, protein MSSFDFDLFVIGGGSGGVRGARVAASLGKKVGIAEEYRYGGTCVIRGCVPKKLFVYASQYSEHFEDAAGFGWTVGESTFDWKKLIEAKDKEIARLEGLYRKGLDNAKAEIFDTRAELVDAHTIRLLKTGRTVTAETIVVATGGTPNLHAALPGHELCISSNEAFHLEELPKSILIAGGGYIAVEFANIFHGLGVETTLIYRGAEILSRFDQDLRKGLHEAMEAKGIRILCHDIIESVTKTDDGLSVLTKNDKRLTVDTVMLALGRTPNTKNIGLEAAGVAINELGAIIVDEYSRTSVPNIYALGDVTDRVQLTPVAIHEAMCFIETVYKNNPTRPDHELIPTAVFSQPEIGTVGLTEEEAAKRYPELEVYRAQFRPMKATLSGRSEKMIMKLIVNAADRKVIGAHILGHDAGEMAQLLGIPVKAGCTKEDFDRTMAVHPTASEELVTMYTPSYRIRNGERV, encoded by the coding sequence ATGTCTTCCTTCGATTTCGATCTTTTCGTCATTGGCGGTGGTTCCGGTGGCGTACGCGGCGCGCGCGTCGCCGCGTCCCTCGGGAAGAAGGTCGGCATCGCGGAGGAATATCGTTATGGCGGCACCTGCGTTATCCGCGGCTGCGTTCCGAAGAAGCTCTTCGTCTATGCTTCGCAGTACAGCGAGCATTTTGAGGATGCGGCGGGATTCGGCTGGACGGTAGGCGAAAGCACCTTCGACTGGAAGAAGCTGATCGAAGCGAAGGATAAAGAAATCGCCCGCCTGGAAGGGCTCTATCGCAAGGGGCTCGACAATGCCAAGGCCGAGATCTTCGATACTCGCGCCGAGCTGGTGGATGCCCATACGATCCGTCTGCTGAAAACAGGCAGAACCGTCACCGCCGAAACGATCGTTGTCGCCACCGGCGGTACGCCGAACCTCCATGCGGCGCTGCCCGGCCACGAACTCTGCATCTCTTCCAACGAGGCTTTCCACCTGGAGGAGCTGCCGAAGTCCATCCTGATCGCCGGCGGCGGCTATATCGCCGTGGAATTCGCCAACATCTTCCACGGGCTCGGTGTCGAGACGACGTTGATCTATCGCGGCGCCGAGATCCTTTCGCGCTTCGACCAGGACCTGCGCAAGGGCCTGCATGAGGCAATGGAGGCCAAGGGCATTCGCATCCTCTGCCATGACATCATCGAGAGCGTGACGAAGACGGACGATGGCCTGAGCGTTCTGACGAAGAACGACAAGCGGCTGACGGTGGACACGGTGATGCTGGCGCTCGGCCGCACGCCGAACACGAAGAATATCGGGCTCGAAGCTGCCGGCGTAGCGATCAACGAACTCGGCGCCATCATCGTCGACGAATATTCGCGGACATCGGTGCCGAACATCTATGCGCTTGGCGATGTCACCGATCGGGTACAATTGACGCCGGTGGCGATCCACGAGGCAATGTGCTTCATCGAAACCGTCTACAAGAACAATCCGACCCGTCCGGATCATGAACTGATCCCGACTGCCGTTTTCTCGCAGCCGGAGATCGGCACGGTGGGCCTGACTGAAGAGGAAGCCGCCAAGCGTTATCCGGAACTCGAAGTCTATCGCGCCCAGTTCCGGCCGATGAAGGCGACCTTGTCGGGTCGTAGTGAGAAGATGATCATGAAGCTGATCGTCAATGCCGCCGACCGCAAGGTGATCGGAGCGCATATTCTCGGCCATGACGCCGGCGAGATGGCGCAGTTGCTTGGCATTCCCGTGAAAGCCGGCTGCACCAAGGAAGATTTCGACCGCACCATGGCCGTTCACCCGACGGCCTCCGAAGAGCTGGTGACGATGTACACGCCAAGCTATCGCATCCGCAACGGCGAGCGCGTATAA
- a CDS encoding DUF2059 domain-containing protein, whose amino-acid sequence MIKIAGLGRFAAATIVLSGIALGSASAQEVTEEQIKAARAAINALGITNQFDNILPNLAEQLKSTMIQANPNFGDAINSSVDATALALAPRRADLEREAAVTYAKAFSTDELKAIADFYNSPAGKKLLKDGPIATRALYKAADIWGQGISRDLANQSSDALQKVVKAPIVSPPTDATNNAQPAPTQKQK is encoded by the coding sequence ATGATCAAAATAGCGGGTCTTGGCCGTTTTGCCGCTGCGACCATCGTTCTTTCAGGCATCGCGCTCGGTTCCGCAAGCGCTCAGGAAGTCACGGAAGAGCAGATCAAGGCCGCACGGGCGGCGATCAACGCGCTTGGCATCACGAACCAGTTCGACAACATCCTGCCGAATCTCGCCGAGCAGTTGAAGAGCACGATGATCCAGGCGAACCCGAACTTCGGTGACGCCATCAATTCGTCCGTCGACGCAACCGCACTGGCTCTGGCGCCGCGCCGCGCCGACCTCGAGCGGGAAGCCGCTGTGACCTACGCAAAGGCTTTCAGCACCGACGAGCTGAAGGCGATCGCCGATTTCTACAACTCCCCGGCTGGCAAGAAGCTTCTCAAGGACGGCCCGATCGCAACGCGCGCGCTCTACAAGGCCGCCGATATCTGGGGTCAGGGCATTTCGCGCGATCTCGCCAACCAGAGCAGCGATGCTCTGCAGAAGGTGGTGAAGGCTCCGATCGTTTCCCCGCCGACGGATGCCACCAACAACGCTCAGCCTGCACCGACGCAGAAGCAGAAGTAA